Sequence from the Nocardia cyriacigeorgica GUH-2 genome:
CACCGAGTCGCAGAGGACGCTGCCCGCTCGCTGGGCGCCGCCTACGATCCGTGGACGATGTTCGGACAAGGCAACGTGGATATTCACGGCCTGGCGATCTCTGCCGAACTCGGGCGTCCCGATGCTGTGATCGACTACGCGTCCAGGCTGGATGTCAACGATGTTCCCAGCGTGGAACGCAAGTCCAGAGTTCTGGTCGACACCGCGCGCGGACACGTGCAACGCAAAGAGGACGAGGCAGCCGCACTGGCACTGTTGGACGCCGAACGCATCTCCGCCGAGGAGGTGCGCGACTCCGGCCTTGTCCGAGAGCTATTGCGAGAGCTGCTGTTTCGTGACCACGCCAGGGCAAGGCCGCATGTTCGTGGTCTGGCGCGGCGCTGCGGGCTGATCGCCGGATGATGGGTATCGAACAGGCCTCGGCGGAATCCTGCTGGGCGTACCCCGGCAGAGATGTTCAGGTGGCTGTCGCGAAGGAACTCGAGACAGGTCGCCCGGATCGCCTGTTGCGCAAGGCGGCCGCAGGTCTGGCGACCATCGTCGCGAACGAACTCGAGCGGCGTTACGGTGCGGTCTACGGCCGGCGCGTGACCATGCTGGTCGGCTCCGGCAACAACGGTGCTGACGCGTTGCTGGCCGGTATTCGATTGCGACGCCGCGGAGTCCGCGTGGACGCGCTACTCACCGGTGCAACCGCCTACGAACCCGGGGTGCGGCAGTTGTTATCCGCTCGTGGCCGGGTTATCCCGGGAGCGGACGTCGGCGCCGGAAAGATGTCGCTCCGAACCGCTGACCTGATTCTGGACGGAATCGTTGGAGAGAGCGGCCAGGGCAGCCTTCGCGGGGCTGCCGCGGAATTGGTCGCAGCTATACCGCCCGGAACACCGGTGATCGCCGTCGACTTGCCGAGCGGGGTTGATCCGGACACCGGCGAAATTCATGGTCCCCACGTGCGTGCCGACCTGACGGTGACATTCGGCGCGTGGAAGGGCTGCTTGCTGCTGCCACCGGGTGCTCATGCTGCCGGAAAGCTGGAGTTCGTCAGCGTCGGCCTCCCGCAGTTCGAGGCCGGCCCAACCGTACGCCGCCTCGGCGCGGATGACCTCGCTGCGCGGTGGCCGGTCCCACCGCGAGTCGCCCACAAGTACACGCGCGGCGTACTCGGCATCGTCGCAGGTTCGGACCGCTATCCCGGAGCGGCCGTACTTGCCGTGCAGGGCGCGGTGGAATCCGGCGCGGCCGGTATCGCCCGATTCATCGGCCCGGACAGTGTCACTGCTCAAGTGTTGTCCGCCGTCCCCGAGGCCGTCCCCGGGATCGGACGGGTCCAGGCATGGTTGCTCGGGTCGGGAGTCGAGGACGACCCACTCCAGGACAAGGCCATCGACGAGGCCCTGAGTTCCGGGCTGCCGTGCGTGGTCGATGCCGGCGCTCTCGAAGCCTGTGTGCGACGACGACTCGACGGCGAACGCCCGTCGAACGCCGATCGGGTTCTGCTCACACCCCACGCCGGGGAGCTTGCACGCATGATGGGCTGGCTGGGCCGCCCCACCGAACGCACGGAGGTCGAAGCCCGGCCATTGCACTACGGCCGTGAGCTGGCTCGTGCCCTGGAGGTGACCGTCCTGGTCAAGGGGCCGACGACGATCATCGTTGGGCCGCGGGGAGTTGTGGCCAGCCAGGCGGAGGCACCACCATGGCTCGCGACCGCCGGGGCCGGTGACATTCTGGCGGGCATCGCGGGTGCACTGATGGCCGCGGGACTGGACGCGCTGGACGCCGGCGAGTTGGCGGCGTTCGTACACGGACGAGCCGCCATGATCGCGCACCTCGCACGGGGCGGCGGGCCGCTGACCGCGAGGGCTGTCGGCCAGGCACTCCCCACCGTCGTCGGTGAACTCCTCGGCGCGCCGCCGATCTCGTCAGCGACCCCGCTCCCGCCTCGGTAATTTGACGGTGTGGCTGCCGAGGACGATCAGAGACCAGCAGACCGGCCCGATCCCGCGGGCCAACTGAATCCGCCCCCGTGGCTGTTGCGCGCGTTCCTGCTCGCGGCGGCGACGGTGGCGGGTTTCGTGGTGGCGTTCTGGCTGCTGCAGCAGTTGCAGGGGCTGCTGACGGTGCTGATGGTGTCGCTGTTTCTGGCCTTTGCCATCGAGCCTGCGGTGAACTGGCTGGCCCGGCACGGCTGGCGGCGCGGCCCGGCCACCGGCGTGGTGTTCCTGACGCTGCTGCTGGTGGTGGTCGGATTCGTGTGGACCCTGGGGTCGCTGCTGGTGGAGCAGGTCACCACGCTGGTGGAAAACGCGCCGCGCTATGCGGATGAAGCGGTCGACCTGGTCAACAAGACCTTCAAAACCGATATGTCCGGCGACGATATCGAGAAGTACGCCACCGAGTGGAGTTCCAGCCTCGAGGGCTATGCGGTGGGGCTGGCGGGCAATGTGTGGGGCATCGGCACCACCGCGGTGGCGGCGCTGTTCCAGGCGCTCGGCGTGCTGCTGTTCACCTACTATTTCGCCGCCGACGGCCCGCGCTTCCGCAATGCGGTCTGCTCGCTGCTGCCGCCGAACAAACAGCGACATGTGTTGCGCGCCTGGGATATCGCGGTGGAGAAGACCGGCGGCTACATCTATTCGCGCGGCCTGCTCGCGCTGGTGTCGACGCTGGCGCACTACATCATGCTGCGGGTGTTCGATGTGCCGTCGGCGTTCGCGCTGGCGTTGTGGGTGGGTGTGGTTTCGCAGTTCATCCCGACCGTCGGTACCTATCTGGCCGGTGCGCTGCCGGTGGTGGTGGCGGTGGTCAACAATCCGCCCGACGGGTTGTGGGTGATCGGCTTCATCATCCTGTACCAGCAGTTCGAGAATTACGTGCTGCAACCGAGGATCACCGCGACGACCCTCGATATGCATCCGGCGGTGGCCTTCGGCGCGGTCCTCGCGGGGGCGGCAATACTAGGCCCGACGGGCGCGCTGCTGGCCATCCCGGTGACCGCGACCCTGCAAGCGTTCGCCGGCGCCTACATCCGCCGCTACGACGTGGAAGTGCCGGCCGAGGACGCGCCACTACCGCTGCCCAAACCCGAACGGCCGCATCATCGCCTGATCCGGATTCGCCGTCCCAAGCGCGACTGATCCACCGGGCCCGCGTGCCGAGCGAACCCGTTTCGCGATCCATTTCCCCAGCTCAACGCCGCGCGACGGGAATTCGCGCGCCTCGAGCCCGGTACTCGGGCGACAATGGAGCGATCGGCTGCGGGTGAAGCGGGAGGCGCATGGACGGCGACTGGCACGATTCGCGCGATAACCAGCGGGACGACCGCCCCCGTCGACGGGGTGGCGCCGGCCGGTTGGGCGCGGCCGTCGTCGCCACCATCCTGGCCGTGGCGGCCTTCCTCGGTTATCGCGGTGAGCTGCCCGGTTGGCCGACGCTGGAGCGCGTGCCCGCCGCCGCACCGGCCGTGGTCGCCCCGCGGCCGCCGCTGGACCCGGTGGCGGTGGCGGCCGGCCTCGAACCGGTGCTGGTGAACATCAACGTCTCGACCAAGCCGTTCGGCGTGGGTGCCGCCGGCTCGGGCATCGTGCTGACCGCCGACGGCCAGGTGCTCACCAGCCATCACGTGGTCAAGGGCGCGGAGTCGGTGAAGGTCACCCGGGTTTCCGACGGCCTGGTCTACGACGCGCAGGTGCTCGGCTACGACTCCAGCACCGATATCGCGCTGCTCGGTCTGGTCGGCGCGACCGGCCTGACCACGGCCCGGCTCGGCAGTTCCTCGGGTTTGCGACTGCGCGATGAGGTCATGGCGATCGGCAATGCCGGCGGCACCGGCGAGCCGACCGCGGTGGCCGGGCGCATCTCCGATCTGGACAGCACCATCCTGGCGTTGAATTCGGCGGACCTGTCCCGCAAGGCGCTCACCGGGATGGTCGAGATCAGCGCGGCGGTGAGTTCGGGCCAATCCGGTGGCGCGCTGGCCGATCACGCGGGCGCGGTGGTCGGGGTGATCGCGGCGGCCTCCGGGGATCAGGAGGACGAGGATCCGGGCATGAAGGCGCAACGCCCGCCTGTCGGGTACGCGGTGCCGATCGATACCGCGATGCGGGTGGTGCGCCAGATCCGTTCGGGGACGCCGACCGAGACCGTGCACGTCGGCCCGACCGCCACCCTAGGAGTGCTGATCTCCGATGCACGGCCCAGTGGCGCCCGCGTCGACGTCGCCATCTACGGACTGCCCGCACATAACGCCGGCCTGGCCGACGGCGAGGTCATCACCTCGATCGACGGGAAAATCGTCACCAGCGCTCGCGCCCTGCGCGCCGCGATCAACAAACACAAACCGAACGACATCGTCGAGCTGGGCGTGAGCGGCCCGGGTGGACAACGCACCGTCCGCGTCGTCCTCGCGCCCGGGACGCCCAACTAGTCCTCAGACCAGCGACAGCCAGTAGTCCTGGAACCGCAGGAAGATCAGCAGCAGCACCACGGCGTAGAACAGCGCGACGAACGTCCACCGCCATTCCGCGACCACCCGCATCGGCCCGCGCGAACCGCCCCAGAGCGTCTGGGTGACGATGGCCAGCAACGGCGTGATGATGGCCCACACGACCATGCAGTACGGGCACAGCGCGCCGATCCGGTACAGGCTCTGGAAGATCAGCCAGCAGATGAACACCGTGCCCGCGACCGTGCCCAGCCACAGCCCGATCCAGATCCAGCGCGGCAGCGCCACACCGGCCACCGCGAGCACGGCCAGGGTGACGACCACCGCGAACCCGGCGACACCGATGATCGGGTTGGGGAACCCGAACAGCGCCGCTTGGTCGGTGGTCATCACCGAACCGCAGGACAGGATCGGGTTGAGGCTGCACGAGGGTTGGTAGGCGGGGTCGACGAACAGTTTGAACCGTTCGACGGTGAGCGTGAACGACGCGATCCAGCCGGCCAGACCACCGATCAGCAGTACCCAGGCGGATCTGGGGGCGGCCGCGATCACTGCCCTGCGGCCTGCGCGATCACCGGCGCCAGCCCACCGGGGGTGAACAGCGCTTCGCGGGTCTGGACCTGCTCACCGTTGACGAAGACGGTCGGCGTGCCCTTGATGCCCTCGTCCAGCAGCTTCTTCGACTTGGCCTTGACGAACTTGTCGTAGGTGCGGTCGGTGATGCACTGGGCGACGCTCGGATCGGTGTAGCCGACCGACTTGGCGATCTCGATCAGCTGATCGTCGGACAGGCCGTTGCCGCCCTCCGGCGGCTGCTGCGCGAACATGGCCTGCAACCAGGCCTGGAACTTGTCGACGCCGGTATCGGTGACGCAGTAGGCGGCGTTGGCGCCGCGCGAGGAGAAGTCGGTGGTCGACATCTCGTCGAGGAACGAGGCGATGTTGTATTCGACCTTCACAGTGCCGTTGGCGACGCCGTCGGCGAGCACCTGACCGTTGGCTTCCTCGAACAACTTGCAGATCGGGCATTGCAGGTCGGCGACGACGCGCACGGTGACCTTGGCATCCGGATTGCCGACGACGATGGCGCCGGTGGATGCCACCGGATCCGGGGCCTCGGCGGCCGGCGTGGCGCCCGCGCTGGTGGGGCTACCCGCGATCACGCTGGGGATCGGGCCCAGGTCCTCGGAGTCGGAACCGCGCAGGGCGATCCCGATGCCGATGGCGGCGACGAGACCGACGAGCACCGCCGCGACACCCACCTGGATCGCGATCTTGCGGTTGCGGTCGGCACGCTCGGCCGCCGCCAGCGGATTGTTCCGACCGGGTTTATTGCTCACCGTGCGTTCACCACGCCTTTCGCTCGCTTTCGCGTTGCCTGCTGCCCTGATGGTAGAGCCGGATGCGGTGTTCCGGCGTCAGCGGGCACGCGCACATCATGGTCGGTGAACCTGAGAGTTTCCGAAATACGCGGCGTGTTCTCGGGCGGAGCCGGTCAGCGCGGGGTGAGCCCGGCCATCAGCAGGTCGACGGCGGTCTCGGGAAGATCGTCGGGGATATCGCCGTCGAGCTGGGTGATGTACATGTGCACCAGCCCGCCGAGGGTGAGCATGGTGAGGCGCGGATCCACCGTGGCGGCGATCTCACCGCGCTCGATTCCGCGCCGGACGATGTCCTGCGAGGCCGCCAGTCGCACGGTCCAGAAATCGCGCCGGACCGCGGCGGCCTCGGCGTCGGTGTCGGTGATCGCGGTGGAGCGGATCAGGGCCGCACCGGACGGGCTGCGGGCGAAGCGCACCAGCATCGTCATGAATTCGATCAGGTCGGTGCGCACCGAGCCGGTGTCCGGAATCGGGATCTGGGTTTCCATGCGGGACAGCAGCGCGTCCAGCAGCAGCCGGGGCAGGGTTTTCCAGCGCCGATAGACCGAGGTTTCGTGCACGCCGGCGGCGGCGGCGATATCGGCGACGCGCACGTCGTCGATGCCCACGGTTTCGATGCGCGCGAGTGTCGCATCGAGGACAGCGCGGCGCAGTCGGGCGCCGCGCAGCTGGGGTGTGTGGTTCGCGTCGGCCATGTCTTCGATTATCGCAAGTGGTCTTGCGTTATTGCTCGGAGGGGCCTAGCGTGGCGATAACGCAAGTCGACTTGCGATACGCGGTAGGAGACGAGATGAACGACAGCGACGTCGTGGTGTTCCGTGGCATCCCGTTCGCCACGGCGGCTCGATTCGGCAGGCCGGAGCGGATCGCCTACGAGGGGCCGCATCAGCACCGGTCGCCGGTGAGCGCACCGCAGCTACCGGGCCGGCTCGAACCGGTGATGGGAGCGCCCGCTCGGTTGCCGCAATCGGAGGACTGCCTGGAGTTGACCGTCACCGCGCCAGCGGATCGGGAACCGGGCGGGCGGCCGGTGATGGTGTGGATTCACGGCGGGGCGTATCTCGCCGGTGGCGGGGCCTGGAATCTGTACGACGCGAGCGAATTGGTGCGCGAGACCGGCATCGTGGTCGTGTCGATCAACTACCGGCTGGGCGTGCTGGGCTATCTGCGGATGCCGGGCGTGGCGCCGGGCAACCTCGGGCTGCTCGATCAGATCGCCGCGCTGGAGTGGGTGCGCGACCATATCGCCGAATTCGGCGGTGATCCGGAGCGGGTCACGGTGGCGGGGCAATCGGCGGGCGCGCATTCGATTGTCGCGATGCTCGGTATCGAATCTACGCGTGGGCTGTTCCGGAGTGCGATCGTGCAGAGTTCGCCGTTCGGGATCGGGTTCCAGACTGCGGCGAAGGCCCAGCGCGCGGCACAGGCGTTTCTCACCGCGCTCGGCGGCGACCCGCAGGATGCCCCGTTGACGCAGGTACTGGCCGCCCAGGCCGCGGCCGCGAAGAAGCTCGCCGGCCCGGGTGGACTCAACTCCGCGCCGCCGTTCCTGCCGATCGCGGGGGTGGATCCGCTGCCGGACCATGACCGATGGCATCGTGAAGTCCTCGACCGTGCTCCCGGATTCCACCTGGTGATCAGCGCGACCGCCGAGGAGATGCGGGCGTTCTACGACGGTCCGCATCCGGTGTTCTCCCGGATCCGCTCGGTGCCGATCGCCGGCCCGCGGGTGGTATCCGCAGTGCAGAACCTGGTCGGGCGCAAGGCTTTCGAAGACGGCACCACCGCCTTCGCCGATCTGCTCGCCGCGCACGGCGCCGACGTCTACCGCTACCGCGTGCACGCCCTGCATCCGGACAATCCGTTCGGCGCCTGCCACTGCCTCGAACTGCCGTTGTTGTTCGGCGACGATTCCGCCTGGCACGACTCGGCCATGCTGCGCCCGCTCACGCCCGCCGAGGTGCGGGAGCTGGGAGCGCCGCTGCGTAAACAGTGGGGCGCATTCGTGCACATCGGAGATCCCGGATGGGACCCGTATGCGGCCAGTTCTCCTGTCATCCAGCACATTCCGTGAAGCACACCCACTTCCCGCAGAGAGGACCGCATGCGATGGCTGACCGGCATGCCGAAGTAATCGGTGGTGGCATCGGCGGGCTGACCGCCGCGA
This genomic interval carries:
- a CDS encoding bifunctional ADP-dependent NAD(P)H-hydrate dehydratase/NAD(P)H-hydrate epimerase; this translates as MAVAKELETGRPDRLLRKAAAGLATIVANELERRYGAVYGRRVTMLVGSGNNGADALLAGIRLRRRGVRVDALLTGATAYEPGVRQLLSARGRVIPGADVGAGKMSLRTADLILDGIVGESGQGSLRGAAAELVAAIPPGTPVIAVDLPSGVDPDTGEIHGPHVRADLTVTFGAWKGCLLLPPGAHAAGKLEFVSVGLPQFEAGPTVRRLGADDLAARWPVPPRVAHKYTRGVLGIVAGSDRYPGAAVLAVQGAVESGAAGIARFIGPDSVTAQVLSAVPEAVPGIGRVQAWLLGSGVEDDPLQDKAIDEALSSGLPCVVDAGALEACVRRRLDGERPSNADRVLLTPHAGELARMMGWLGRPTERTEVEARPLHYGRELARALEVTVLVKGPTTIIVGPRGVVASQAEAPPWLATAGAGDILAGIAGALMAAGLDALDAGELAAFVHGRAAMIAHLARGGGPLTARAVGQALPTVVGELLGAPPISSATPLPPR
- a CDS encoding AI-2E family transporter, which translates into the protein MAAEDDQRPADRPDPAGQLNPPPWLLRAFLLAAATVAGFVVAFWLLQQLQGLLTVLMVSLFLAFAIEPAVNWLARHGWRRGPATGVVFLTLLLVVVGFVWTLGSLLVEQVTTLVENAPRYADEAVDLVNKTFKTDMSGDDIEKYATEWSSSLEGYAVGLAGNVWGIGTTAVAALFQALGVLLFTYYFAADGPRFRNAVCSLLPPNKQRHVLRAWDIAVEKTGGYIYSRGLLALVSTLAHYIMLRVFDVPSAFALALWVGVVSQFIPTVGTYLAGALPVVVAVVNNPPDGLWVIGFIILYQQFENYVLQPRITATTLDMHPAVAFGAVLAGAAILGPTGALLAIPVTATLQAFAGAYIRRYDVEVPAEDAPLPLPKPERPHHRLIRIRRPKRD
- a CDS encoding S1C family serine protease, which codes for MDGDWHDSRDNQRDDRPRRRGGAGRLGAAVVATILAVAAFLGYRGELPGWPTLERVPAAAPAVVAPRPPLDPVAVAAGLEPVLVNINVSTKPFGVGAAGSGIVLTADGQVLTSHHVVKGAESVKVTRVSDGLVYDAQVLGYDSSTDIALLGLVGATGLTTARLGSSSGLRLRDEVMAIGNAGGTGEPTAVAGRISDLDSTILALNSADLSRKALTGMVEISAAVSSGQSGGALADHAGAVVGVIAAASGDQEDEDPGMKAQRPPVGYAVPIDTAMRVVRQIRSGTPTETVHVGPTATLGVLISDARPSGARVDVAIYGLPAHNAGLADGEVITSIDGKIVTSARALRAAINKHKPNDIVELGVSGPGGQRTVRVVLAPGTPN
- a CDS encoding vitamin K epoxide reductase family protein; this encodes MIAAAPRSAWVLLIGGLAGWIASFTLTVERFKLFVDPAYQPSCSLNPILSCGSVMTTDQAALFGFPNPIIGVAGFAVVVTLAVLAVAGVALPRWIWIGLWLGTVAGTVFICWLIFQSLYRIGALCPYCMVVWAIITPLLAIVTQTLWGGSRGPMRVVAEWRWTFVALFYAVVLLLIFLRFQDYWLSLV
- a CDS encoding DsbA family protein — protein: MSNKPGRNNPLAAAERADRNRKIAIQVGVAAVLVGLVAAIGIGIALRGSDSEDLGPIPSVIAGSPTSAGATPAAEAPDPVASTGAIVVGNPDAKVTVRVVADLQCPICKLFEEANGQVLADGVANGTVKVEYNIASFLDEMSTTDFSSRGANAAYCVTDTGVDKFQAWLQAMFAQQPPEGGNGLSDDQLIEIAKSVGYTDPSVAQCITDRTYDKFVKAKSKKLLDEGIKGTPTVFVNGEQVQTREALFTPGGLAPVIAQAAGQ
- a CDS encoding TetR/AcrR family transcriptional regulator encodes the protein MADANHTPQLRGARLRRAVLDATLARIETVGIDDVRVADIAAAAGVHETSVYRRWKTLPRLLLDALLSRMETQIPIPDTGSVRTDLIEFMTMLVRFARSPSGAALIRSTAITDTDAEAAAVRRDFWTVRLAASQDIVRRGIERGEIAATVDPRLTMLTLGGLVHMYITQLDGDIPDDLPETAVDLLMAGLTPR
- a CDS encoding carboxylesterase family protein, coding for MNDSDVVVFRGIPFATAARFGRPERIAYEGPHQHRSPVSAPQLPGRLEPVMGAPARLPQSEDCLELTVTAPADREPGGRPVMVWIHGGAYLAGGGAWNLYDASELVRETGIVVVSINYRLGVLGYLRMPGVAPGNLGLLDQIAALEWVRDHIAEFGGDPERVTVAGQSAGAHSIVAMLGIESTRGLFRSAIVQSSPFGIGFQTAAKAQRAAQAFLTALGGDPQDAPLTQVLAAQAAAAKKLAGPGGLNSAPPFLPIAGVDPLPDHDRWHREVLDRAPGFHLVISATAEEMRAFYDGPHPVFSRIRSVPIAGPRVVSAVQNLVGRKAFEDGTTAFADLLAAHGADVYRYRVHALHPDNPFGACHCLELPLLFGDDSAWHDSAMLRPLTPAEVRELGAPLRKQWGAFVHIGDPGWDPYAASSPVIQHIP